A DNA window from Sphaeramia orbicularis chromosome 22, fSphaOr1.1, whole genome shotgun sequence contains the following coding sequences:
- the LOC115413391 gene encoding D-aspartate oxidase-like, with translation MKTVRVVVVGAGVIGFSTAVCVAEALPFCSVTVLAEKFSPDTTSDGAAGILFAAQFPDISVERQRRWFKDSFDHLRAIAQSQQSPEAGVMMSSGYQIFKDVPADPKPYWSDLVIGFRLMTDRELERFPGYKFGQAFTTVKCECSSYLPWLEKRFRKAGGKVQQRKVSSLHDLSDSYDLIINCSGLGSRTLTDDPQVYPVRGQVLKVEAPWLQHFIRDGDGKTYIYPGIHGVTVGGTRQEDDWRLEVDDGDTRSILERCSRLEPSLSRARVLSKWVGLRPGRRNPRLERELVQPRGRKVPVVHNYGHGGWGVTLAWGSALDALGLVRQCLHEMPPQAKL, from the exons ATGAAGACTGTCAGGGTGGTAGTGGTGGGAGCGGGGGTGATTGGCTTCTCCACGGCCGTCTGCGTTGCCGAGGCCCTCCCTTTCTGCTCCGTCACTGTGCTTGCTGAGAAGTTCAGTCCGGACACCACAAGTGATGGAGCTGCAGGGATCCTGTTCGCTGCACAGTTTCCGG ATATTTCAGTGGAAAGACAAAGACGCTGGTTCAAGGACAGCTTTGATCACCTGAGGGCCATCGCTCAGTCCCAACAGTCACCAGAAGCTGGAGTCATGATGAGCTCTGG ataTCAAATTTTTAAAGATGTTCCAGCAGATCCGAAGCCCTACTGGTCAGATCTGGTGATTGGTTTTCGGTTAATGACTGACCGTGAACTGGAACGGTTCCCAGGTTATAAATTTGGCCAAGCCTTCACCACGGTCAAATGTGAATGCTCCAGCTATCTGCCCTGGCTTGAGAAGAG GTTCCGAAAAGCAGGAGGGAAAGTGCAGCAGAGGAAAGTCAGCAGCCTTCATGACTTAAGTGACAGCTATGATCTTATCATCAACTGCTCCGGTCTGGGCTCCAGAACTCTGACGGATGACCCCCAGGTTTACCCGGTCAGGGGTCAGGTGCTGAAGGTGGAGGCTCCGTGGCTGCAGCACTTCATCAGAGACGGAGACGGGAAGACGTACATCTACCCGGGGATCCACGGCGTAACCGTAGGCGGCACGAGGCAGGAGGACGACTGGCGCCTGGAGGTGGACGACGGGGACACGAGGAGCATCCTGGAGCGCTGCAGCAGACTGGAACCGTCACTCAGCAGGGCCAGAGTCCTCAGCAAGTGGGTGGGGCTAAGACCGGGCAGGAGGAACCCGAGACTGGAGAGGGAGCTGGTGCAGCCGCGAGGCCGTAAGGTCCCCGTGGTCCACAACTACGGTCACGGGGGCTGGGGGGTCACCTTGGCTTGGGGTTCAGCCCTGGATGCTCTGGGGCTGGTCAGACAGTGCCTCCATGAAATGCCCCCACAGGCTAAACTGTGA